In Sander lucioperca isolate FBNREF2018 chromosome 21, SLUC_FBN_1.2, whole genome shotgun sequence, the following proteins share a genomic window:
- the gaa gene encoding lysosomal alpha-glucosidase isoform X1, with translation MGGLLSNLTAAVLLLAFALSVCLDINNSSIHQNRLVRSVYAKQNKTKAHERLGNSNNMPAKPQNNSVETRGVHPKSSQETDISRDDKCTMAPESRFDCARDRLLGQRECEERGCCYAPLNNFDGPPWCFYPSLYPGYKMGPLTPTTRGQAATLTRATPSHLPRDISTLQLEVIEETAGCLHLTLKDPSSQRYEVKLPAGVPQSKTDTQDALYTTEYQSDPFGFIVRRKSNGRVIMNTTVAPLLFADQYLQLSTALASSLVSGLGEHYTSLLLDLNWTSLTLWNRDIAPHADVNLYGSHPFYIVQEEDGLAHGVFLLNSNAIEVILQPTPALTWVAIGGVLDLYVFLGPDPQSVIRQYLQVIGYPMMPPYWSLGFHLCRWGYTTTITTRHVAQRMHNAKFPMDVQWNDLDYADKRRVFTFDPWRFGDLPEMVEEFHKRGMKYILILDPGISSTNPPGTYSPFDDGLKRDVFIKNATGRILIGKVWPGPTAFPDFTNPETRCWWEDCIRDFYSKVPVDGLWIDMNEPASFVQGSVEGCPDSDLENPPYTPRVVGGQLNSGTICMSAQQKLSTHYNLHNIYGLTEAYATHSALMKVRGKRPFVLSRSSFPGIGHFSGVWTGDVRSDWEQLRYSIPAVLQFSLFGVPLVGADICGFGGNTTEELCVRWMQLGAFYPFMRNHNDKPNAPQEPYVFGQKAQAAMRSALNLRYSLLPFLYTLFHHAHTSADTVARPLFMEFPTDPNCQTIDRQFLWGSSLLISPVLEQGAVELAAYLPPGIWYSLHNGQPFYSKGQYLLLPAPLDTINIHVRDGHIIPQQEPALTTAASRRNPFFLTVALSEGGWAWGDLFWDDGDSLETFEMRNYCYVIFIAGQSQVVSDPLRLNGALDGLVLGGLQVFGVPSPPLYVLANGDKVRDFTYRSDTKVLTVTSLALPMSTVFTVQWAL, from the exons ATGGGGGGTCTGCTGTCTAACCTAACTGCAGCTGTGCTCCTCCTGGCCTTTGCTTTGTCAGTATGTTTGGACATTAACAACTCGTCTATCCATCAGAACAGGCTGGTTAGATCAGTCTATGCTaagcaaaataaaaccaaagcaCATGAAAGACTTGGTAATAGTAATAATATGCCAGCAAAACCACAGAACAATTCAGTGGAAACAAGGGGAGTCCACCCAAAAAGCTCCCAAGAGACTGATATATCCAGAGATGATAAATGCACCATGGCCCCAGAGAGCCGGTTTGACTGTGCCAGGGACAGGCTTCTCGGCCAGAGAGAGTGTGAAGAGAGGGGATGCTGTTATGCCCCGCTGAATAACTTTGATGGACCCCCTTGGTGCTTTTACCCCAGTTTGTACCCTGGCTACAAAATGGGTCCCCTCACTCCCACCACGCGAGGCCAGGCTGCCACCCTGACCCGTGCCACCCCCTCACATCTCCCCAGAGATATATCCACTCTACAGCTAGAAGTCATAGAAGAGACTGCAGGCTGCTTACATCTCACT TTAAAGGACCCATCATCTCAGCGATATGAAGTTAAACTCCCAGCTGGAGTTCCTCAGAGCAAAACTGATACCCAAGATGCTCTCTATACCACTGAATACCAGTCTGACCCATTTGGCTTCATAGTGAGGCGAAAATCTAATGGAAGGGTGAT TATGAATACCACGGTCGCGCCTCTGCTGTTTGCTGACCAGTACCTGCAGCTGTCCACCGCACTGGCCTCTTCCCTTGTGTCTGGCCTCGGGGAGCATTACACCTCCCTCCTCCTGGACCTTAACTGGACTTCTCTGACTCTTTGGAACAGAGACATTGCACCTCAT GCTGATGTTAACCTCTATGGCTCACACCCGTTCTACATAGTACAGGAGGAGGACGGCTTGGCACATGGAGTTTTTCTACTCAACAGCAATGCAATCG AGGTGATATTGCAGCCGACCCCCGCTCTTACCTGGGTGGCTATTGGTGGAGTGCTGGACCTGTACGTTTTCTTGGGTCCTGATCCTCAAAGTGTTATACGACAGTACCTTCAGGTCATTG GATATCCTATGATGCCTCCCTATTGGTCGTTGGGCTTTCATCTGTGTCGCTGGGGTTACACAACCACTATTACAACCCGGCATGTGGCACAACGCATGCACAATGCAAAATTTCCCATG GATGTGCAGTGGAATGATCTGGACTATGCAGATAAGCGCAGGGTGTTCACTTTTGACCCCTGGCGATTCGGGGACCTCCCAGAGATGGTGGAGGAGTTCCATAAGAGGGGCATGAAGTACATCCTTATCCTG GACCCGGGGATCAGCAGCACCAACCCCCCTGGAACTTACTCGCCCTTTGATGATGGACTGAAACGAGACGTCTTCATTAAAAATGCTACAGGACGCATCCTGATAGGGAAG GTTTGGCCAGGCCCAACAGCCTTCCCCGACTTCACCAACCCAGAGACCAGATGCTGGTGGGAGGACTGCATTAGAGATTTTTATTCTAAAGTTCCTGTGGATGGTCTATGGATT GATATGAATGAACCAGCCAGTTTTGTGCAGGGCTCAGTGGAGGGCTGTCCCGACAGTGATCTCGAGAACCCGCCCTACACACCCA GGGTGGTTGGAGGCCAGTTGAACTCGGGGACTATTTGTATGTCGGCTCAGCAGAAACTGTCCACTCACTACAACCTGCACAATATATACGGACTGACAGAAGCCTATGCCACACACAG TGCTCTTATGAAGGTACGAGGGAAGAGACCCTTTGTCCTGTCTCGCTCCTCCTTCCCTGGCATCGGACACTTCTCTGGAGTGTGGACAGGAGACGTCAGAAGTGACTGGGAGCAGCTTCGATACTCCATCCCTG CTGTGCTGCAGTTCAGCTTGTTCGGGGTGCCCCTTGTGGGGGCAGACATCTGTGGCTTTGGAGGGAACACCACTGAGGAATTGTGCGTACGATGGATGCAGCTCGGGGCCTTCTACCCATTTATGAGAAACCACAATGACAAGCCGAACGCT CCCCAGGAGCCCTATGTATTTGGGCAGAAGGCCCAGGCCGCCATGCGGAGTGCATTGAACCTGCGTTACTCCCTTCTCCCCTTCCTCTACACACTCTTCCATCATGCACACACTTCTGCTGACACTGTGGCCAGGCCTCTCTTCATGGA GTTTCCCACTGACCCTAACTGTCAGACCATAGACAGGCAGTTCCTGTGGGGGAGTTCACTTCTCATTAGCCCAGTCTTAGAGCAAGGGGCAGTAGAGCTGGCCGCTTACCTGCCCCCTGGAATTTGGTACAGCCTACACAAT GGTCAGCCTTTCTACAGTAAGGGTCAGTACCTGCTCTTGCCAGCCCCTTTGGACACCATCAACATTCATGTGAGGGATGGACATATTATCCCTCAGCAG GAACCTGCTTTAACAACCGCAGCCTCGCGCAGAAACCCTTTCTTCCTGACCGTGGCACTGTCAGAAGGCGGCTGGGCCTGGGGAGATTTGTTCTGGGATGACGGGGACAGTCTTGAAACCTTCGAAATGAGAAATTATTGTTACGTTATCTTCATTGCTGGACAG TCTCAGGTGGTGAGTGATCCTCTTAGGCTGAATGGGGCTCTGGATGGTCTGGTGCTGGGAGGGCTGCAAGTGTTCGGGGTGCCCTCACCACCCCTATATGTATTAGCCAATGGGGACAAAGTCAGGGATTTCACGTACCGCAGTGACACCAAG GTTTTGACAGTGACCAGCCTGGCCTTGCCCATGTCAACGGTATTTACAGTCCAATGGGCTCTCTGA
- the gaa gene encoding lysosomal alpha-glucosidase isoform X2: MAPESRFDCARDRLLGQRECEERGCCYAPLNNFDGPPWCFYPSLYPGYKMGPLTPTTRGQAATLTRATPSHLPRDISTLQLEVIEETAGCLHLTLKDPSSQRYEVKLPAGVPQSKTDTQDALYTTEYQSDPFGFIVRRKSNGRVIMNTTVAPLLFADQYLQLSTALASSLVSGLGEHYTSLLLDLNWTSLTLWNRDIAPHADVNLYGSHPFYIVQEEDGLAHGVFLLNSNAIEVILQPTPALTWVAIGGVLDLYVFLGPDPQSVIRQYLQVIGYPMMPPYWSLGFHLCRWGYTTTITTRHVAQRMHNAKFPMDVQWNDLDYADKRRVFTFDPWRFGDLPEMVEEFHKRGMKYILILDPGISSTNPPGTYSPFDDGLKRDVFIKNATGRILIGKVWPGPTAFPDFTNPETRCWWEDCIRDFYSKVPVDGLWIDMNEPASFVQGSVEGCPDSDLENPPYTPRVVGGQLNSGTICMSAQQKLSTHYNLHNIYGLTEAYATHSALMKVRGKRPFVLSRSSFPGIGHFSGVWTGDVRSDWEQLRYSIPAVLQFSLFGVPLVGADICGFGGNTTEELCVRWMQLGAFYPFMRNHNDKPNAPQEPYVFGQKAQAAMRSALNLRYSLLPFLYTLFHHAHTSADTVARPLFMEFPTDPNCQTIDRQFLWGSSLLISPVLEQGAVELAAYLPPGIWYSLHNGQPFYSKGQYLLLPAPLDTINIHVRDGHIIPQQEPALTTAASRRNPFFLTVALSEGGWAWGDLFWDDGDSLETFEMRNYCYVIFIAGQSQVVSDPLRLNGALDGLVLGGLQVFGVPSPPLYVLANGDKVRDFTYRSDTKVLTVTSLALPMSTVFTVQWAL, from the exons ATGGCCCCAGAGAGCCGGTTTGACTGTGCCAGGGACAGGCTTCTCGGCCAGAGAGAGTGTGAAGAGAGGGGATGCTGTTATGCCCCGCTGAATAACTTTGATGGACCCCCTTGGTGCTTTTACCCCAGTTTGTACCCTGGCTACAAAATGGGTCCCCTCACTCCCACCACGCGAGGCCAGGCTGCCACCCTGACCCGTGCCACCCCCTCACATCTCCCCAGAGATATATCCACTCTACAGCTAGAAGTCATAGAAGAGACTGCAGGCTGCTTACATCTCACT TTAAAGGACCCATCATCTCAGCGATATGAAGTTAAACTCCCAGCTGGAGTTCCTCAGAGCAAAACTGATACCCAAGATGCTCTCTATACCACTGAATACCAGTCTGACCCATTTGGCTTCATAGTGAGGCGAAAATCTAATGGAAGGGTGAT TATGAATACCACGGTCGCGCCTCTGCTGTTTGCTGACCAGTACCTGCAGCTGTCCACCGCACTGGCCTCTTCCCTTGTGTCTGGCCTCGGGGAGCATTACACCTCCCTCCTCCTGGACCTTAACTGGACTTCTCTGACTCTTTGGAACAGAGACATTGCACCTCAT GCTGATGTTAACCTCTATGGCTCACACCCGTTCTACATAGTACAGGAGGAGGACGGCTTGGCACATGGAGTTTTTCTACTCAACAGCAATGCAATCG AGGTGATATTGCAGCCGACCCCCGCTCTTACCTGGGTGGCTATTGGTGGAGTGCTGGACCTGTACGTTTTCTTGGGTCCTGATCCTCAAAGTGTTATACGACAGTACCTTCAGGTCATTG GATATCCTATGATGCCTCCCTATTGGTCGTTGGGCTTTCATCTGTGTCGCTGGGGTTACACAACCACTATTACAACCCGGCATGTGGCACAACGCATGCACAATGCAAAATTTCCCATG GATGTGCAGTGGAATGATCTGGACTATGCAGATAAGCGCAGGGTGTTCACTTTTGACCCCTGGCGATTCGGGGACCTCCCAGAGATGGTGGAGGAGTTCCATAAGAGGGGCATGAAGTACATCCTTATCCTG GACCCGGGGATCAGCAGCACCAACCCCCCTGGAACTTACTCGCCCTTTGATGATGGACTGAAACGAGACGTCTTCATTAAAAATGCTACAGGACGCATCCTGATAGGGAAG GTTTGGCCAGGCCCAACAGCCTTCCCCGACTTCACCAACCCAGAGACCAGATGCTGGTGGGAGGACTGCATTAGAGATTTTTATTCTAAAGTTCCTGTGGATGGTCTATGGATT GATATGAATGAACCAGCCAGTTTTGTGCAGGGCTCAGTGGAGGGCTGTCCCGACAGTGATCTCGAGAACCCGCCCTACACACCCA GGGTGGTTGGAGGCCAGTTGAACTCGGGGACTATTTGTATGTCGGCTCAGCAGAAACTGTCCACTCACTACAACCTGCACAATATATACGGACTGACAGAAGCCTATGCCACACACAG TGCTCTTATGAAGGTACGAGGGAAGAGACCCTTTGTCCTGTCTCGCTCCTCCTTCCCTGGCATCGGACACTTCTCTGGAGTGTGGACAGGAGACGTCAGAAGTGACTGGGAGCAGCTTCGATACTCCATCCCTG CTGTGCTGCAGTTCAGCTTGTTCGGGGTGCCCCTTGTGGGGGCAGACATCTGTGGCTTTGGAGGGAACACCACTGAGGAATTGTGCGTACGATGGATGCAGCTCGGGGCCTTCTACCCATTTATGAGAAACCACAATGACAAGCCGAACGCT CCCCAGGAGCCCTATGTATTTGGGCAGAAGGCCCAGGCCGCCATGCGGAGTGCATTGAACCTGCGTTACTCCCTTCTCCCCTTCCTCTACACACTCTTCCATCATGCACACACTTCTGCTGACACTGTGGCCAGGCCTCTCTTCATGGA GTTTCCCACTGACCCTAACTGTCAGACCATAGACAGGCAGTTCCTGTGGGGGAGTTCACTTCTCATTAGCCCAGTCTTAGAGCAAGGGGCAGTAGAGCTGGCCGCTTACCTGCCCCCTGGAATTTGGTACAGCCTACACAAT GGTCAGCCTTTCTACAGTAAGGGTCAGTACCTGCTCTTGCCAGCCCCTTTGGACACCATCAACATTCATGTGAGGGATGGACATATTATCCCTCAGCAG GAACCTGCTTTAACAACCGCAGCCTCGCGCAGAAACCCTTTCTTCCTGACCGTGGCACTGTCAGAAGGCGGCTGGGCCTGGGGAGATTTGTTCTGGGATGACGGGGACAGTCTTGAAACCTTCGAAATGAGAAATTATTGTTACGTTATCTTCATTGCTGGACAG TCTCAGGTGGTGAGTGATCCTCTTAGGCTGAATGGGGCTCTGGATGGTCTGGTGCTGGGAGGGCTGCAAGTGTTCGGGGTGCCCTCACCACCCCTATATGTATTAGCCAATGGGGACAAAGTCAGGGATTTCACGTACCGCAGTGACACCAAG GTTTTGACAGTGACCAGCCTGGCCTTGCCCATGTCAACGGTATTTACAGTCCAATGGGCTCTCTGA